The Sphingopyxis fribergensis genome contains a region encoding:
- a CDS encoding pyruvate dehydrogenase complex dihydrolipoamide acetyltransferase translates to MPIELKMPALSPTMEEGTLAKWLVKEGDTVKSGDLLAEIETDKATMEFEAIDEGVVSQLLVAEGTDNVKVGTVIAVIAGEGEDAGSAKVAPAPAAEPKAEAPAPAAAPAPTPAPAPAAAPAASGDRIKASPLAKRLAAEQGIDLKNLTGTGPGGRIVKADLGGAPAGAAAPAATAAPAPAAAAPAAATAAPATAGSIPDFGIPHEDEKLSGMRKTIARRLTESMQQSPHIYLTVDIRLDALLKLRGELNASLESRGVKLSVNDMLIKALAVALERVPACNVSFGGDVMRQYKRADISVAVSIPGGLITPIIVDAGGKSMSKISTEMSELAAKAKEGKLQPAEYQGGTASISNMGMMGIKQFTAVINPPQGMIMAIGAGEKRPYIVDDALAMATVMSATGSFDHRAIDGADGALLMKTFKELVENPLGLVA, encoded by the coding sequence ATGCCAATTGAACTGAAAATGCCCGCCCTCTCGCCGACGATGGAGGAAGGCACCCTTGCCAAATGGCTGGTCAAGGAAGGCGACACGGTCAAATCGGGCGACCTGCTCGCCGAAATCGAAACCGACAAGGCGACGATGGAATTCGAGGCGATCGACGAGGGGGTCGTCAGCCAGCTTCTCGTCGCCGAAGGCACCGACAATGTGAAGGTCGGCACCGTGATCGCGGTAATCGCGGGCGAGGGCGAAGATGCCGGGAGCGCGAAAGTTGCTCCGGCTCCCGCCGCTGAACCGAAAGCCGAAGCACCCGCGCCCGCCGCTGCCCCTGCGCCGACGCCCGCACCGGCTCCGGCAGCCGCTCCCGCTGCGTCGGGCGACCGGATCAAAGCCAGCCCGCTCGCCAAGCGTCTCGCCGCCGAACAGGGCATCGATCTCAAGAACCTGACCGGCACCGGCCCCGGCGGCCGCATCGTCAAGGCCGACCTCGGAGGCGCGCCTGCTGGCGCCGCAGCACCCGCAGCGACCGCCGCCCCGGCTCCCGCCGCTGCCGCACCTGCGGCAGCAACCGCCGCACCGGCCACCGCGGGCAGCATCCCCGATTTCGGCATCCCGCACGAGGACGAAAAGCTGTCGGGCATGCGCAAGACGATCGCGCGCCGCCTGACCGAGTCGATGCAGCAATCGCCGCACATCTACCTGACCGTCGACATCCGCCTCGACGCGCTGCTCAAGCTCCGCGGCGAACTCAACGCCAGCCTCGAAAGCCGCGGCGTCAAGCTCAGCGTCAACGACATGCTGATCAAGGCGCTCGCGGTCGCGCTCGAACGTGTTCCGGCGTGCAACGTCAGCTTCGGCGGCGACGTGATGCGCCAGTACAAGCGCGCCGACATCTCGGTCGCGGTCAGCATCCCGGGCGGCCTGATCACCCCGATCATCGTCGACGCCGGCGGCAAGTCGATGTCGAAAATCTCGACCGAAATGTCCGAACTCGCGGCAAAGGCGAAGGAAGGCAAGCTCCAGCCCGCTGAATATCAGGGCGGCACCGCCTCGATCTCGAACATGGGCATGATGGGGATCAAGCAGTTCACCGCGGTCATCAACCCGCCGCAGGGCATGATCATGGCGATCGGCGCGGGTGAAAAGCGGCCCTATATCGTGGACGATGCGCTCGCGATGGCGACCGTCATGTCGGCGACCGGCAGCTTCGACCACCGCGCAATCGACGGCGCCGACGGCGCGCTGCTGATGAAGACCTTCAAGGAACTGGTGGAGAACCCGCTGGGGCTCGTTGCCTGA
- a CDS encoding universal stress protein produces MRTYLVVIDDSPESTLALRFAARRAARTGGGVMVLAIIPPQDFVAFGGVQATIEAEAREHAEEIVAAASDAVVQEGVTPQTLIKAGDPAEVVRDVIGASEEIAALVLATAATGAPGPLVAHFTGQDAGTLPCPVMLVPGGIDISRLDALS; encoded by the coding sequence ATGCGGACATATCTGGTGGTGATCGACGACAGTCCGGAATCGACGCTGGCGTTGCGTTTTGCCGCGCGGCGTGCGGCGCGGACGGGCGGCGGCGTCATGGTGCTGGCGATTATCCCCCCACAGGATTTCGTCGCTTTCGGTGGCGTCCAGGCGACGATCGAGGCCGAAGCGCGCGAACATGCCGAGGAGATTGTGGCGGCGGCTTCCGATGCCGTCGTGCAGGAAGGCGTCACGCCGCAGACGCTGATCAAGGCGGGCGACCCCGCCGAGGTCGTGCGCGACGTGATCGGCGCGAGCGAAGAGATTGCGGCGCTGGTGCTGGCGACCGCCGCGACCGGCGCGCCGGGGCCGCTGGTCGCGCATTTCACCGGACAGGATGCGGGGACGCTTCCCTGTCCGGTGATGCTGGTGCCCGGCGGGATCGATATTTCCCGGCTCGATGCGTTGAGTTAG
- a CDS encoding helix-turn-helix domain-containing protein, whose amino-acid sequence MQVATLGAQLREWRTRRRMSQMDLALDTEISTRHLSFIETGRSKPSAQMLQRIADSLEVPHRARNALLLAAGYAPDYQERPLDSAEMAGMRAIVDHVLKGHEPYPALAVDRHWNMTAANDAIAILIEQVSPALLAPPVNVLRIALHPEGLAPQIVNLGEWRAHILHRLDLQIEASADAGLIALREELAGYAVEANDNGGGHVSGIAVPLILDTVAGRISFVSTVTIFGTPVDITLSELAIEAFFPADAESAALLQKLAAK is encoded by the coding sequence ATGCAAGTCGCAACGCTGGGCGCACAATTGCGCGAATGGCGCACGCGCCGCCGGATGAGTCAGATGGATCTCGCGCTCGATACCGAGATTTCGACCCGCCACCTGAGCTTCATCGAGACGGGTCGCTCGAAACCGAGCGCGCAAATGCTGCAACGGATCGCCGACAGCCTTGAGGTACCGCACCGCGCGCGCAACGCGCTGTTGCTCGCGGCGGGTTATGCCCCCGATTATCAGGAACGGCCGCTCGACAGCGCCGAGATGGCGGGAATGCGCGCGATCGTCGACCATGTGCTGAAGGGGCATGAGCCGTATCCGGCGCTGGCGGTCGACCGGCACTGGAACATGACCGCCGCGAACGACGCGATTGCGATCCTGATCGAACAGGTCTCCCCCGCCCTGCTGGCGCCGCCGGTCAATGTGCTGCGCATCGCGCTGCACCCCGAGGGGCTGGCGCCGCAGATCGTCAACCTTGGCGAATGGCGCGCGCATATCCTGCACCGGCTGGACCTGCAGATCGAGGCGAGCGCCGACGCGGGGCTGATCGCGCTGCGCGAGGAACTGGCCGGTTATGCCGTCGAAGCGAACGACAATGGCGGCGGCCATGTGAGCGGGATCGCGGTGCCGTTGATCCTCGACACGGTTGCGGGGCGGATTTCGTTCGTCTCGACCGTGACCATCTTCGGCACGCCGGTCGACATTACGCTGTCGGAACTGGCGATCGAGGCGTTTTTCCCGGCAGATGCGGAGAGTGCCGCGCTGTTGCAGAAACTGGCGGCGAAATAA
- a CDS encoding ribonuclease R family protein, whose amino-acid sequence MAKRQQPAGLPSPDQILRFIEESKEAVGKREIAKHFALHGNDKIALKALLKDMTDEGLVDLAPGRAFHKHGGLPRVTVLRVAAIEGSNVWAVPERWEAATPPPRLRVIEQGRKGALGVGDRILARTEERGSGHVAHPMKRLEAGGETVIGVLVEDMGPGGKPILWLRPADKRARYDFAVADKGDGNVGDLVRAELTGRGPAIKAKVIERLGDPFAPRALSMIAIARHEIPHVFGAETLTEAEKAAKLPLTPEGREDLRDLPIVAIDPIDARDHDDAVWAESDTEGPNKGGFRAIVAIADVSYYVRPDGDLDREARRRGNSVYFPDQVVPMLPETLSAGVCSLKAGHDRAAMACHLVIDKHGKVTSWRFTRALVRLRANIAYEHAQAAYDTDAPRDEWDADVLPTLKNLWACWAMLAKARAARAPLDLDLPERQVILDEQGGIAEIRVRDRLDSMRLIEDYMIAANVAAAKALEAKKSPVMYRIHEPPSREKLVSLKDYLETFEQSFALGQVITPAVFNRLIDGFSEDDRLPEIMQAILRSQTQAYYGPANAGHFGLALGSYAHFTSPIRRYADLIVHRALVDSWKLEVPGKPKDLPTRTGLGEADAKGLSRIGEAISALERRAMEAERETVDRYVAAYLSTKKGEIVQARITGVQPFGFFATVDGLGGDGLVPVSTLGNERFFYDEAARSLDSEHGRVSFTTGQRLDLRLIDANPISGSLRFELPDAPEGGFRNRPPRRDGVKDKAGKHVVGKRGRPANIKHKGKRR is encoded by the coding sequence TTGGCGAAACGGCAACAGCCTGCTGGTCTGCCCAGCCCGGATCAGATCCTGCGCTTCATCGAAGAGAGCAAGGAGGCCGTCGGCAAACGCGAAATCGCGAAGCATTTTGCGCTCCACGGCAATGACAAGATCGCGCTGAAGGCGCTGCTTAAGGACATGACCGACGAGGGGCTCGTCGATCTTGCCCCCGGACGTGCCTTCCACAAGCATGGAGGCTTGCCGCGTGTCACCGTGCTGCGCGTCGCGGCGATCGAGGGCAGCAATGTCTGGGCGGTGCCCGAACGCTGGGAAGCTGCCACACCTCCCCCGCGCCTGCGCGTGATCGAGCAGGGCCGCAAGGGCGCACTCGGCGTCGGCGATCGGATCCTAGCCCGCACCGAAGAACGCGGCAGCGGCCATGTCGCACACCCGATGAAACGGCTCGAAGCGGGCGGCGAGACGGTGATCGGTGTGCTCGTCGAAGATATGGGGCCGGGCGGCAAGCCGATCCTGTGGCTGCGCCCCGCCGACAAGCGCGCGCGCTACGACTTCGCGGTTGCCGACAAGGGCGATGGCAACGTCGGCGATCTCGTCCGCGCCGAACTGACCGGGCGCGGCCCCGCGATCAAGGCCAAGGTCATCGAGCGCCTCGGCGATCCCTTCGCGCCGCGCGCGCTCAGCATGATTGCGATCGCGCGACACGAAATCCCCCACGTCTTCGGCGCCGAAACGTTGACCGAGGCGGAAAAGGCGGCGAAGTTGCCGCTCACCCCCGAGGGCCGCGAGGATTTGCGCGACCTGCCGATCGTCGCGATCGACCCGATCGACGCGCGTGACCATGACGACGCCGTCTGGGCCGAGTCTGACACCGAGGGTCCGAACAAGGGCGGTTTCCGCGCAATCGTCGCAATCGCTGACGTGAGTTATTATGTCCGCCCCGACGGCGATCTCGACCGCGAGGCGCGGCGGCGCGGCAACAGTGTCTATTTCCCCGACCAGGTCGTGCCGATGCTGCCCGAGACATTGTCTGCGGGCGTCTGCTCGCTGAAAGCGGGGCACGATCGCGCCGCAATGGCATGTCATCTCGTCATCGACAAGCATGGGAAAGTGACGTCATGGCGTTTCACCCGCGCGCTCGTTCGGCTGCGTGCCAACATCGCCTATGAACATGCGCAAGCGGCCTATGACACCGACGCACCGCGCGATGAATGGGACGCCGACGTGCTCCCGACGCTCAAGAATCTTTGGGCCTGCTGGGCCATGCTTGCCAAGGCGCGTGCGGCCCGCGCACCGCTCGACCTCGACCTGCCCGAACGCCAGGTGATCCTCGACGAGCAGGGCGGGATCGCCGAGATCCGCGTCCGCGACCGGCTCGATTCGATGCGGTTGATCGAGGATTATATGATCGCGGCGAACGTCGCGGCGGCGAAGGCGCTCGAGGCGAAGAAGTCGCCGGTCATGTACCGCATCCACGAGCCACCGAGCCGCGAAAAGCTCGTCAGCCTGAAGGATTATCTCGAAACCTTCGAACAGAGTTTCGCGCTCGGGCAGGTGATCACCCCCGCTGTGTTCAACCGCCTGATCGACGGCTTTTCCGAAGACGACCGGCTGCCCGAAATCATGCAGGCGATCCTGCGCAGCCAGACGCAGGCCTATTACGGCCCCGCAAACGCTGGCCATTTCGGCCTCGCACTCGGCAGCTACGCGCATTTCACCTCGCCGATCCGTCGTTATGCCGATTTGATCGTCCACCGCGCGCTCGTCGATTCCTGGAAACTCGAAGTGCCCGGCAAGCCCAAGGATTTGCCTACACGGACCGGGCTGGGCGAGGCCGACGCCAAGGGTCTGTCACGCATCGGCGAAGCAATCAGCGCGCTCGAACGCCGCGCGATGGAGGCCGAACGCGAGACCGTCGACCGCTATGTCGCCGCCTATCTTTCGACCAAAAAGGGCGAAATCGTGCAGGCGCGGATCACCGGGGTACAACCCTTCGGCTTCTTCGCGACCGTCGACGGCCTCGGCGGCGATGGCTTGGTTCCCGTATCAACGCTGGGCAACGAACGCTTCTTCTACGACGAGGCGGCGCGCAGCCTCGATAGCGAGCATGGCCGCGTCAGCTTCACGACGGGGCAGCGCCTCGACCTCCGGTTGATCGACGCCAATCCGATCAGCGGCTCACTCCGTTTCGAATTGCCCGACGCGCCCGAGGGCGGTTTTCGGAACCGTCCGCCGCGGCGCGACGGGGTGAAGGACAAGGCCGGCAAACATGTCGTCGGCAAGCGGGGGCGGCCGGCGAATATCAAGCATAAGGGAAAGCGCCGCTAA
- a CDS encoding aminoacyl--tRNA ligase-related protein yields MVKHALSVTRQADFAAWYQDVIAEADLAEESGVRGCMVIKPWGYGIWERIQTIMDAGIKDMGVQNCYFPLFIPLSFFEKEADHVDGFAKEMAVVTHHRLIQDGKGKLIPDPEAKLEEPLIVRPTSETVIGAAMSRWVQSWRDLPLRVNQWANVVRWEMRTRMFLRTAEFLWQEGHSAHDSKEDAVAETMRALELYRAVAEEALALPVIAGEKPENERFPGAAATYSIEAMMQDGKALQAGTSHYLGTGFAEAANIRFQDKDGGHSLCHTVSWGFSTRTIGAVIMTHGDDDGLRCPPRIAPHQVVIVPMLRDNEEDQAILDYCASLQAELKALDAFREPLRVHLDAGANKAQTKRWGWVKKGAPIIVEIGPRDVASGNVAVIRRDRLYKDDGKLNSAFIPRGDFVAAAVATLGEIQDNLYAEAKERLHANIRRDVTDLAAHYAGDAKFVGWVEVQWSRPTGAVLDGIVEQLKALKLTMRNTPLDAAPADGACFFTGKPAVERVLIGRTY; encoded by the coding sequence ATGGTCAAACATGCGCTCAGCGTAACCCGGCAGGCCGATTTCGCGGCCTGGTATCAGGATGTCATTGCCGAAGCCGACCTCGCCGAGGAATCGGGCGTGCGCGGCTGCATGGTCATCAAGCCGTGGGGCTATGGCATATGGGAGCGCATCCAGACGATCATGGACGCGGGCATCAAGGACATGGGCGTCCAGAACTGCTATTTTCCGCTGTTCATCCCCTTGAGCTTCTTTGAGAAGGAAGCCGACCATGTCGATGGTTTCGCGAAGGAAATGGCGGTCGTCACGCACCACCGCCTGATCCAGGACGGTAAGGGCAAGCTGATCCCCGACCCGGAGGCGAAGCTCGAGGAGCCGCTGATCGTCCGTCCGACATCGGAAACGGTGATCGGCGCGGCGATGAGCCGCTGGGTTCAGTCGTGGCGCGACCTGCCGTTGCGCGTCAACCAGTGGGCCAATGTCGTGCGCTGGGAAATGCGCACGCGCATGTTCCTGCGCACCGCCGAATTCCTGTGGCAGGAAGGCCATAGCGCGCATGACAGCAAGGAAGACGCGGTCGCTGAAACGATGCGCGCGCTCGAACTCTATCGCGCGGTTGCCGAAGAGGCGCTCGCGCTGCCGGTGATTGCAGGCGAAAAGCCCGAGAATGAGCGTTTTCCAGGCGCCGCCGCGACCTATTCGATCGAGGCGATGATGCAGGACGGCAAAGCGCTGCAGGCCGGCACCTCGCATTATCTCGGCACCGGCTTCGCCGAAGCAGCAAACATCCGCTTCCAGGACAAGGATGGCGGCCACAGCCTGTGCCACACCGTCAGCTGGGGTTTTTCGACGCGCACGATCGGCGCGGTCATCATGACGCATGGCGACGACGATGGCCTGCGATGCCCGCCGCGCATTGCACCGCACCAGGTCGTCATCGTGCCGATGCTGCGCGATAATGAGGAGGATCAGGCGATCCTCGACTATTGCGCATCGCTCCAAGCCGAGCTGAAAGCACTCGACGCTTTCCGCGAACCGCTGCGCGTCCATCTCGACGCCGGCGCCAACAAGGCGCAGACGAAGCGCTGGGGCTGGGTCAAGAAGGGTGCACCGATCATCGTCGAAATCGGTCCGCGCGATGTCGCCAGCGGCAATGTCGCGGTGATCCGCCGCGACCGGCTCTACAAGGACGATGGCAAGCTCAATAGTGCGTTCATCCCGCGCGGCGATTTCGTCGCCGCTGCGGTCGCTACGCTCGGCGAGATCCAGGACAATCTTTACGCCGAGGCGAAAGAGCGCCTTCACGCCAATATCCGCCGCGACGTGACCGACCTTGCAGCGCACTACGCCGGCGACGCCAAGTTCGTTGGCTGGGTCGAGGTGCAATGGTCGCGCCCGACCGGCGCGGTCCTCGATGGGATCGTCGAGCAGCTCAAGGCTTTGAAGCTGACGATGCGCAACACCCCGCTCGACGCCGCGCCTGCCGACGGCGCCTGTTTCTTCACCGGCAAGCCCGCCGTCGAACGCGTGCTCATCGGCCGGACCTATTAA
- the phaR gene encoding polyhydroxyalkanoate synthesis repressor PhaR yields the protein MAKSRAGATEDDVVTIKKYANRRLYDTERSCYITLEDLGTMVRDGRDFRVVDAKSGDDITHNVLTQIIMDEETRGETLLPVNFLRHLIGMYGDKMQSMVPQYLEASMTAFRKNQQDVRSALEGALGSNPLAELTRRNMEMFQQAAGAFIPGAGGSKTKDAEIAALKAEVAELKAALANKN from the coding sequence ATGGCGAAATCAAGGGCGGGGGCGACGGAAGATGACGTTGTCACGATCAAGAAATACGCCAACCGGCGGCTCTATGACACCGAACGCAGCTGCTACATCACGCTCGAAGATCTGGGCACGATGGTCCGCGACGGCCGCGATTTTCGCGTCGTCGATGCCAAAAGCGGCGACGACATCACGCATAATGTCCTGACGCAAATCATCATGGACGAGGAAACGCGCGGCGAAACATTGCTGCCGGTCAATTTCCTGCGTCACCTGATCGGCATGTACGGCGACAAGATGCAGTCGATGGTGCCGCAATATCTCGAAGCGTCGATGACCGCGTTCCGCAAGAACCAGCAAGATGTTCGCTCGGCGCTCGAAGGCGCTCTGGGGTCGAACCCGCTTGCCGAGCTGACGCGCCGCAATATGGAGATGTTCCAGCAGGCGGCGGGCGCGTTCATTCCGGGCGCCGGTGGAAGCAAGACCAAGGATGCCGAGATCGCGGCGCTCAAGGCCGAAGTCGCCGAACTCAAGGCCGCGCTCGCCAACAAGAATTAA
- a CDS encoding TonB-dependent receptor domain-containing protein has product MKKTSLLVQGSALTLALFSAMPAMAQDAAPADEVASAAEESAIVVTGSRIRQPNLESANPIAVVTGAEIFQTGGISVGDLLNELPQLRSTFSQQNSTRFLGTRGLNLLDLRGLGTQRTLVLVNGRRHVGSDVLSNGVSVDTNTIPSDLIERIDIVTGGASAVYGSDAIAGVVNFILKDDFEGVQARGQSGISRYGDAGNQFVSLTAGKNFADGRGNVAVNLEYARSSDFYASGRPYLDTNDAFLIVEADPAGSPNGAAGGFDRYYYRDIRSTTISLGGMVAAYPNPTAAPCGRGGGTAFTCAFLFQPDGSLVEQTGDRAGLGPTGPFIGGNGMTGREGKLIALSPQLERYSANLIAHFEVSPAFVPFLEAKYVRSEAIGSQSGPFFSQGATLGDVGGRERIRLDNPYITAQARQLLTDTFLASTVNPNTGAAIGPTRNADGDIIRTAAENLALQRAAITAGTFRFSLRRNWTDFGTRDEQITRETYRAVIGARGDFNDDWNYEIFANYGEHKEKNLIKGNVNIQRYLLGVDTTTDASGNIVCRSSLDRNATLSYLYGDQLLGTDPDTGQPVPTRDPRLAADIDACVPINPFGEGSVTDAARNYVLVDSLATGKITQLNIGGFVAGDTSEFFNLPGGPVAFSLGAEYRRETLDYDLDDLTQEGYAFYNAIPSFDSPAFEVKEVYGEIQLPMLRDTPFFQELTLRANGRISDYKGGAGTTYTYGGEIMWKPIEDIGFRGTYARAVRAPNLADLYSAQGQNFAPGFGDPCSAVNLATGSANRVANCQAAGAPAGYDFRYSSSLEILSGGNTDLKSEKSDSYTVGVLLQPRFIPGLSFSADYYTITVNDVITAPSAQQIANACYDLPDLNNQFCSLFERAGPGGGPRGEVEFQILEGSLIQTSQNYAKLKARGIDAQLDYRYSDGDWTFTFGGLYTRVLQRDEFLNPANPDFKNRILGELADPKNQVNVNLSAKYKSVTLGYQFRWIDKMYLNTYEDFNELNGLPPQNLDYAPVQKYPSVAYVDLRAQVDISEAFNFYAGVDNVFNRKPPFGLTGVGAGSGIYDNRGQYLYAGIVAKF; this is encoded by the coding sequence ATGAAGAAGACTAGCCTGCTGGTTCAGGGCTCCGCTCTGACTCTTGCTTTATTCAGCGCAATGCCCGCGATGGCACAGGATGCCGCGCCCGCAGACGAAGTCGCGAGCGCAGCTGAGGAAAGCGCCATTGTCGTCACTGGCTCGCGTATCCGCCAGCCGAACCTTGAGTCGGCTAACCCGATCGCCGTCGTGACCGGCGCCGAAATCTTTCAAACCGGCGGGATCTCGGTCGGCGACCTTCTGAACGAACTGCCGCAGCTGCGCAGCACGTTCAGCCAGCAGAACTCGACGCGCTTCCTCGGGACGCGCGGCCTCAACCTGCTCGACCTTCGCGGCCTCGGCACGCAGCGCACGCTGGTGCTCGTCAACGGCCGCCGTCACGTCGGTTCGGACGTCCTGTCGAACGGCGTTTCGGTCGACACCAACACCATTCCTTCGGACTTGATCGAACGTATCGACATCGTGACCGGCGGTGCATCTGCCGTTTACGGTTCGGACGCGATCGCGGGCGTCGTCAACTTCATCCTCAAGGACGACTTCGAAGGCGTGCAGGCGCGCGGCCAGAGCGGCATTTCGCGCTATGGCGACGCCGGCAACCAGTTCGTCTCGCTGACCGCCGGCAAGAACTTCGCTGACGGTCGCGGCAACGTCGCCGTCAACCTTGAATATGCCCGCAGCTCAGACTTTTATGCTTCGGGTCGCCCCTATCTCGACACCAACGATGCCTTCCTTATTGTGGAAGCCGACCCCGCGGGTTCGCCGAACGGCGCGGCCGGCGGTTTCGACCGTTATTATTATCGCGACATCCGTTCGACGACGATCAGCCTTGGCGGCATGGTCGCGGCTTATCCGAACCCGACGGCTGCTCCGTGCGGTCGCGGCGGCGGGACCGCGTTTACCTGCGCCTTCCTGTTCCAGCCCGATGGCAGCCTCGTGGAGCAGACCGGCGACCGTGCCGGCCTTGGCCCGACGGGGCCGTTCATCGGCGGCAACGGCATGACCGGCCGTGAAGGCAAGCTCATCGCCCTTTCGCCGCAGCTCGAGCGCTATTCGGCGAACCTGATTGCGCATTTCGAAGTTTCGCCGGCGTTCGTGCCCTTCCTTGAAGCGAAATATGTCCGTTCGGAAGCAATCGGCTCGCAGAGCGGTCCGTTCTTCTCGCAGGGCGCGACGCTCGGCGACGTGGGCGGCCGCGAACGCATCCGTCTCGACAACCCGTATATCACTGCGCAAGCGCGTCAGCTGCTGACCGATACGTTCCTGGCCTCGACGGTTAACCCGAACACCGGCGCCGCGATCGGACCGACCCGCAACGCCGACGGAGATATCATCCGGACCGCAGCTGAAAATTTGGCGTTGCAGCGCGCCGCGATCACAGCGGGCACTTTCCGCTTCAGCCTGCGCCGCAACTGGACCGACTTCGGCACGCGCGACGAACAGATCACCCGCGAAACCTATCGCGCCGTGATTGGTGCCCGCGGCGATTTCAACGACGACTGGAACTATGAAATCTTCGCCAACTATGGCGAGCACAAGGAAAAGAACCTGATCAAGGGCAACGTCAACATCCAGCGTTACCTGCTGGGCGTCGACACCACGACCGATGCGAGTGGCAACATCGTCTGCCGCTCGTCGCTCGATCGGAACGCAACATTGTCGTATCTCTATGGCGATCAGTTGCTCGGTACCGACCCCGACACGGGCCAACCCGTTCCCACCCGCGATCCGCGACTCGCCGCCGATATCGATGCTTGCGTTCCGATCAACCCGTTCGGCGAAGGTTCGGTCACCGATGCGGCGCGCAATTATGTGCTCGTCGACTCGCTCGCGACCGGCAAGATCACCCAGCTCAACATCGGCGGCTTCGTCGCCGGCGACACGAGCGAATTCTTCAACCTGCCGGGTGGCCCCGTGGCCTTCTCGCTGGGTGCAGAATATCGCCGCGAAACGCTGGACTATGATCTCGACGATCTGACGCAGGAAGGCTACGCCTTCTACAACGCGATCCCGAGCTTTGACTCGCCCGCGTTCGAAGTGAAGGAAGTCTACGGCGAAATTCAGCTTCCGATGCTGCGTGACACGCCCTTCTTCCAGGAACTGACGCTGCGCGCCAACGGCCGTATCTCGGATTACAAGGGCGGCGCCGGCACCACCTATACCTATGGTGGTGAAATCATGTGGAAGCCGATCGAAGACATCGGGTTCCGCGGCACCTATGCTCGCGCGGTCCGTGCTCCGAACCTTGCCGACCTCTATTCGGCGCAGGGTCAGAACTTTGCTCCGGGCTTCGGCGATCCCTGTTCGGCCGTCAACCTGGCGACGGGCTCGGCCAATCGCGTGGCGAACTGCCAGGCAGCGGGCGCTCCGGCCGGGTACGACTTCCGTTACAGCTCGTCGCTCGAGATCCTGAGCGGCGGCAATACCGACCTGAAGTCGGAAAAGTCGGATTCGTACACCGTTGGCGTGTTGCTGCAGCCGCGGTTCATCCCGGGGCTTTCGTTCTCGGCCGACTATTACACGATCACCGTCAATGACGTGATTACGGCGCCGTCGGCGCAGCAGATCGCCAACGCCTGTTACGATCTTCCCGATCTGAACAACCAGTTCTGCTCGCTCTTTGAGCGTGCAGGTCCCGGTGGCGGTCCGCGTGGCGAGGTCGAGTTCCAGATTCTCGAAGGCTCGCTGATTCAGACCAGCCAGAACTACGCGAAGCTGAAGGCACGCGGTATCGATGCACAGCTCGACTATCGTTACTCCGACGGCGACTGGACCTTCACCTTCGGTGGTCTGTACACCCGCGTTCTGCAGCGTGACGAATTCCTGAACCCGGCGAACCCGGACTTCAAGAACCGTATTCTTGGCGAGCTGGCCGATCCGAAGAACCAGGTGAACGTCAATCTCAGCGCCAAGTATAAGAGCGTGACGCTGGGCTATCAGTTCCGCTGGATCGACAAGATGTACCTGAACACCTACGAAGACTTCAACGAGTTGAACGGCCTGCCGCCGCAGAACCTGGACTATGCGCCCGTGCAGAAATATCCGTCGGTCGCCTATGTCGATCTGCGTGCGCAGGTCGACATTTCGGAGGCCTTCAACTTCTACGCCGGTGTCGACAACGTCTTCAACCGCAAGCCGCCGTTCGGTCTGACCGGCGTCGGCGCGGGCTCGGGCATCTATGACAACCGCGGCCAGTATCTCTATGCTGGTATCGTCGCGAAATTCTGA